The proteins below come from a single Aegilops tauschii subsp. strangulata cultivar AL8/78 chromosome 6, Aet v6.0, whole genome shotgun sequence genomic window:
- the LOC109779888 gene encoding actin-related protein 2/3 complex subunit 1B, with protein sequence MAAQAIHQFAECITCHAWSPDHSMIAFCPNTTEVHIYKFFTDKWEKLHVLAKHDQIVSGIDWSRSSNKIVTVSHDRNSYVWTQEGQDWVPTLVILKLNRAALCVHWSPKENKFAVGSGAKSVSICYYEQENNWWISKVIRKKHESSVTSVAWHPNNIHLATTSTDGKCRVFSTIIKGVDTRGPQAGASVDWKFGEQIAQLDLSPTWAFGVRWSPSGKTLAYAGHSSMIYFVDDVEGSPAAQNLALRDLPLRDILFVSEKMAIGVGFDCNPLIFAADETGLWSFVRYLDERKVTPSTSKASQLSEALGKLYGQSRQGSSSDTVEPSKPRGGAHENCITCIVPLRKGSESIVKRFSTSGLDGKIVVWDLENHITIPK encoded by the exons ATGGCCGCGCAGGCGATCCACCAGTTCGCCGAGTGCATCACCTGCCACGCCTGGAGCCCCGACCACTCCA TGATTGCCTTTTGTCCAAATACCACAGAAGTACACATTTATAAGTTTTTCACAGACAAGTGGGAGAAACTTCATGTTCTTGCAAAG CATGATCAGATAGTGTCTGGAATAGACTGGAGTAGATCTTCCAACAAAATTGTGACTGTTTCACATGATAGAAATTC ATATGTTTGGACACAAGAAGGACAAGATTGGGTACCTACGCTTGTTATTCTCAAGCTAAACCGTGCAGCTCTATGCGTCCACTGGAGTCCAAAAG AAAATAAGTTTGCTGTGGGAAGTGGTGCTAAGTCTGTATCCATTTGCTACTACGAACAAGAGAACAACTG GTGGATTAGCAAGGTTATTAGGAAGAAGCATGAATCTTCTGTTACTAGTGTCGCGTGGCATCCAAACAAT ATACATCTTGCAACAACTTCTACTGATGGTAAATGCCGAGTGTTCTCCACTATCATCAAGGGTGTAGATACAAG GGGACCACAAGCAGGTGCCTCAGTGGATTGGAAATTCGGAGAG CAAATTGCTCAACTTGATCTATCACCTACATGGGCATTTGGTGTAAGGTGGTCGCCAAGTGGAAAAACATTGGCCTATGCAG GGCACAGTTCCATGATTTATTTCGTTGATGACGTTGAAGGGTCTCCTGCTGCGCAAAATTTGGCACTGCGTGATCTGCCTCTCCGTGAT ATTCTTTTTGTTTCTGAAAAGATGGCGATTGGTGTTGGATTTGACTGCAATCCTTTGATCTTTGCTGCAGATGAGACTGGACTTTG GAGTTTTGTCAGATATTTGGATGAAAGGAAAGTTACTCCATCAACTTCAAAAGCCTCACAG CTCTCAGAGGCCCTTGGAAAGCTGTACGGCCAATCGAGGCAAGGGTCGAGCAGCGACACTGTCGAACCATCGAAGCCTCGAGGCGGCGCTCACGAGAACTGCATAAC TTGCATCGTGCCGTTGAGAAAAGGGAGCGAGAGTATTGTCAAACGGTTCAGCACATCAG GGCTGGACGGCAAGATTGTGGTATGGGATCTGGAAAATCACATCACCATTCCAAAATAG